A region from the Branchiostoma lanceolatum isolate klBraLanc5 chromosome 2, klBraLanc5.hap2, whole genome shotgun sequence genome encodes:
- the LOC136428894 gene encoding protein cbp-1-like produces MDALIMNNQPGLSQAQRQEVQRCIQELVHACQCRDANCSLCGCQKMKRLVHHTKMCQKKTNGGCPGCKQFIALCCYHARDCHEQECSVPFCHLIRIKLLQQALQRVQELEAQISPRQGLRGLG; encoded by the exons TGGATGCCCTGATCATGAACAATCAG CCAGGTTTGAGTCAGGCCCAGCGTCAGGAAGTCCAGCGGTGCATCCAGGAACTGGTCCATGCATGTCAGTGCCGAGACGCAAACTGCAGCCTGTGCGGATGTCAAAAGATGAAACGTTTAGTGCATCACACTAAGATGTGCCAGAAGAAGACCAATGGTGGCTGCCCTGGTTGTAAGCAGTTCATCGCTCTTTGCTGTTACCATGCCAGAGATTGCCACGAGCAGGAGTGTTCTGTGCCATTCTGCCACCTCATCAGGATCAAGCTGCTGCAGCAGGCACTGCAGAGGGTACAGGAACTGGAAGCGCAAATTTCTCCACGCCAAG GTCTCAGGGGGCTCGGGTGA